One part of the Natronorubrum sediminis genome encodes these proteins:
- a CDS encoding 30S ribosomal protein S24e — MDVDIVSETENPMLHRTDVTFELVHEDATPSRLQVRDSLAAKLNKDADEVVVRKLDTKFGMRKTVGQAKVYETADNARDVEQNHMLERNKIGDEEADAEAEADAEAEAEEA, encoded by the coding sequence ATGGACGTCGACATCGTTTCCGAAACGGAAAACCCCATGTTGCATCGTACCGACGTAACCTTCGAACTCGTCCACGAGGACGCGACACCGTCGCGACTGCAGGTTCGCGACAGCCTCGCGGCGAAACTGAACAAGGACGCCGACGAGGTCGTCGTCCGTAAACTCGATACCAAATTCGGCATGCGAAAGACGGTCGGGCAGGCGAAAGTTTACGAGACGGCCGACAACGCCCGAGACGTCGAGCAAAACCACATGCTCGAGCGAAACAAGATCGGTGACGAAGAAGCCGACGCAGAGGCTGAGGCTGACGCGGAAGCCGAAGCGGAGGAGGCCTAA
- a CDS encoding rhomboid family intramembrane serine protease: MAGRSHSRVKPSPDPFPESSPDDGSTATGSSGAIVDLLVVFAVVFFVYHLALIVGLGLVAGLFILSPPVTDNLLSVVASVYAHQGLGHLLSNSIALVVFGWPVARATTRVRFHVFFLLTGAIAGLSQIVLTNAAAAAPILGVPGTGGVIGASGGVFALFGYLIASNRLSAGLASFVEVPQWLTAVVFVGLAAAITLATAGPGIALLAHFTGFLVGMLAGRARILHVGASSSR, encoded by the coding sequence ATGGCTGGTCGCTCGCACTCACGAGTGAAACCCTCTCCAGACCCGTTCCCAGAGTCGAGTCCCGACGATGGATCCACAGCTACCGGCTCGAGTGGCGCTATCGTCGATCTCTTGGTCGTGTTCGCCGTCGTCTTCTTCGTTTACCACCTCGCGTTAATCGTCGGGCTTGGACTCGTGGCCGGACTGTTCATCCTGTCGCCGCCCGTGACCGATAACCTCCTGTCGGTCGTCGCGAGCGTCTACGCTCATCAGGGGCTCGGACATCTGCTGTCGAACAGTATCGCGCTCGTCGTCTTCGGATGGCCCGTCGCTCGAGCGACCACTCGAGTTCGATTTCACGTATTCTTCCTCCTAACGGGGGCGATTGCCGGCCTCTCACAGATCGTTTTAACGAACGCCGCAGCGGCGGCACCGATCCTTGGCGTCCCCGGAACCGGAGGCGTCATCGGCGCCAGCGGCGGCGTCTTCGCGTTGTTCGGCTACCTGATCGCGTCGAACCGACTGTCGGCCGGACTCGCGTCGTTCGTCGAGGTCCCACAGTGGCTGACGGCCGTCGTCTTCGTCGGTCTCGCAGCCGCCATAACGCTGGCGACTGCTGGCCCCGGAATCGCACTTCTCGCCCACTTCACCGGCTTCTTAGTCGGGATGCTCGCCGGGCGCGCTCGCATCTTGCACGTTGGAGCTTCCTCGAGCCGGTGA
- the rpsJ gene encoding 30S ribosomal protein S10, which translates to MQQARVRLAGTSPDDLDDICDDVREIANNTGVNLSGPIPLPTKTLEVPARKSPDGEGTATWEHWEMRVHKRLIDLDADERALRQLMRIQVPNDVSIEIVLED; encoded by the coding sequence ATGCAGCAGGCACGCGTTCGACTCGCAGGCACGAGTCCAGACGACCTCGACGATATCTGTGACGACGTCCGCGAGATTGCGAACAACACCGGCGTCAACCTCAGCGGTCCGATCCCACTGCCGACGAAGACCCTCGAGGTGCCGGCCCGAAAGTCGCCTGACGGCGAAGGCACTGCAACGTGGGAGCACTGGGAGATGCGCGTCCACAAGCGCCTGATCGATCTGGACGCCGACGAACGCGCACTCCGCCAGCTCATGCGCATTCAGGTGCCAAACGACGTCTCGATCGAGATCGTCCTCGAAGACTAA
- a CDS encoding 30S ribosomal protein S27ae, translating to MARHELYGDDGTTEREQCPRCGDAFLADHGDRTHCGKCGYTEWE from the coding sequence ATGGCTCGACACGAACTCTACGGAGACGACGGAACTACGGAGCGAGAACAGTGTCCACGATGCGGAGACGCGTTCCTCGCAGACCACGGTGACCGCACACACTGCGGCAAGTGTGGCTACACCGAGTGGGAGTAA
- a CDS encoding helix-turn-helix domain-containing protein translates to MRYVTYVLTPQQGYFDPGERVLSEYGVTLRTIQDTDFLSDGTIVTRREIVGDREDAIRALEHPSSNVFEYMLSDVDESKILQMHYQPSELTTNLLEIHQRHAVLLDYPMEYTGPNSAHLRVSQIGSESELRSLISETRALTNLDIERLGRYDPSDGQPLIDLTNRQREVLSVAIEEGYYQEPREVTYQEIADELGCSAGTVGQHLRRIESQLMSTIVLGGTSRTDHGAPSTPDRSAETKPSR, encoded by the coding sequence ATGCGATATGTGACATACGTACTCACACCTCAGCAAGGGTATTTCGATCCGGGTGAACGGGTGTTGAGCGAGTACGGCGTCACCCTTCGAACGATCCAGGATACTGATTTCCTCAGTGACGGTACGATCGTGACGCGCCGAGAGATCGTTGGGGATCGGGAGGACGCGATCCGCGCGCTCGAGCATCCGTCGTCGAACGTCTTCGAATACATGCTCAGTGACGTCGACGAGAGCAAAATCTTGCAGATGCACTACCAGCCAAGCGAGTTGACGACGAACCTCCTCGAGATCCATCAGCGACACGCGGTGTTGCTCGATTATCCGATGGAATACACCGGTCCGAACAGTGCACACCTCCGCGTTTCACAGATCGGCAGCGAGAGCGAACTTCGGTCGTTGATCTCCGAAACGCGGGCCCTCACCAACCTGGATATCGAACGACTTGGTCGGTACGACCCGTCTGACGGCCAACCGTTGATCGACCTGACGAACCGCCAGCGAGAAGTGCTGTCCGTCGCGATCGAGGAAGGATACTATCAGGAACCACGGGAAGTCACGTACCAAGAGATAGCGGACGAACTGGGTTGTTCGGCGGGGACTGTCGGCCAGCACCTTCGTCGAATCGAGTCCCAGCTCATGTCGACGATCGTCCTGGGCGGCACCTCGAGGACGGATCATGGGGCGCCGTCGACACCCGACCGAAGCGCTGAAACGAAACCCTCGAGGTAG
- a CDS encoding LVIVD repeat-containing protein produces MQRRSFLRVGAGAGGSLLLSEALVSSSPAGTAVAAESTPSGYDPLGRVEVDGATEAVVGDDGDTVYVAAADGFATVDISDPSDPEVLAEEFMLEVDGTPFREILDVKVDADRLAVVGPANRTDEDVFHGFELYDVGDPAEPTVVADYETGFHIHNCFLEDDLLYVVANDEDDNPLVIYDVSDDEVEEIGSWSLVEREPDWEDVYWLARYNHDVYVHDDIAYLAHWNAGTYLVDVSDPSEPTYRSHVSDTTLEESLELSDQDAQLGLPGNDHYSAVDDTGDLLAVGREAWETGGDDPDGPGGIDLYDVSDPDEPESLGSIDAPAAGDATYYGGEWTTAHNFELRDGRLYSSWYQGGVKIHDVSDPADPEELAHWRDTDTAGFWTARVADPGETFVASSTQLILNADTEGALYTFSIDIDAGTSESLLESVPGGGVTAGAAGLTGGIVALEWLRRRNWRNEGESAGDPVGESE; encoded by the coding sequence ATGCAGCGGAGATCCTTCCTCCGGGTCGGCGCTGGCGCGGGCGGATCGCTCCTCCTCTCGGAGGCGCTCGTCTCGTCGTCGCCTGCAGGGACGGCTGTCGCGGCCGAGTCGACGCCCTCCGGGTACGACCCCCTCGGTCGCGTCGAGGTCGACGGTGCGACCGAAGCCGTCGTCGGCGACGACGGCGACACGGTGTACGTGGCCGCGGCCGACGGCTTCGCGACGGTCGACATCAGCGATCCGTCCGACCCCGAGGTGCTCGCGGAGGAGTTCATGCTCGAGGTCGACGGAACCCCGTTTCGCGAGATTCTCGACGTCAAAGTCGACGCCGACCGCCTGGCCGTCGTCGGCCCGGCGAACAGGACGGACGAGGACGTCTTCCACGGGTTCGAACTCTACGACGTCGGCGACCCCGCCGAACCGACCGTCGTCGCCGACTACGAGACCGGTTTTCACATCCACAACTGCTTTCTCGAGGACGACCTGCTCTACGTGGTGGCCAACGACGAGGACGACAACCCCCTCGTGATCTACGACGTGAGCGACGACGAGGTCGAAGAGATTGGGAGCTGGTCGCTCGTCGAGCGCGAACCCGATTGGGAGGACGTCTATTGGCTCGCACGCTACAACCACGACGTCTACGTCCACGACGACATCGCGTACCTCGCTCACTGGAACGCCGGAACGTACCTCGTCGACGTCAGCGACCCGAGCGAACCGACCTACCGCTCGCATGTGAGCGACACGACGCTCGAGGAGTCCCTCGAGTTGTCGGACCAGGATGCCCAACTCGGGCTCCCAGGGAACGATCACTATTCGGCCGTCGACGACACCGGCGACCTCCTCGCGGTGGGTCGGGAGGCCTGGGAGACGGGCGGCGACGACCCCGACGGCCCCGGCGGGATCGACCTCTACGACGTCAGCGATCCGGACGAACCCGAATCACTCGGGTCGATTGACGCCCCCGCCGCCGGCGACGCGACCTATTACGGCGGAGAGTGGACGACCGCACACAATTTCGAACTCCGAGATGGCCGCCTCTACTCTTCGTGGTACCAGGGTGGTGTCAAGATACACGATGTGAGCGACCCCGCCGACCCCGAGGAACTCGCCCACTGGCGTGACACCGATACGGCTGGATTCTGGACCGCTCGAGTGGCCGACCCCGGCGAGACGTTCGTCGCGAGCAGCACGCAACTGATCCTGAACGCGGACACCGAGGGCGCACTTTACACCTTCTCGATCGACATCGATGCGGGCACCTCCGAAAGCCTGCTCGAGTCGGTTCCGGGTGGTGGTGTCACTGCCGGCGCTGCTGGCCTTACCGGTGGGATCGTCGCCCTCGAGTGGCTGCGCCGACGTAACTGGCGCAACGAGGGCGAGTCCGCTGGCGACCCCGTCGGCGAGAGCGAGTAA
- a CDS encoding bifunctional N(6)-L-threonylcarbamoyladenine synthase/serine/threonine protein kinase has protein sequence MSSTTRILGIEGTAWAASAALYDSESDDVYIQSDAYEPDSGGIHPREAAEHMHEAIPRVVADVLEHARETADSASEPRVTDGSDRSSSRQRDSPIDAVAFSQGPGLGPCLRIVGTAARTLSQTLSVPLVGVNHMVAHLEIGRHTAEFDSPVCLNASGANAHLLAYRNGRYRVLGETMDTGVGNAIDKFTRHVGWSHPGGPKVEQAATDGEYVDLPYVVKGMDFSFSGIMSAAKQASDDGTPLEDVCFSLQENVFAMLTEVSERALSLTGSDELVLGGGVGQNARLREMLEDMCDQRGADFHAPKPRFLRDNAGMIAVLGAKMYNAGETIALEDSRVDPNYRPDQVPVTWRSAESELVVGRGDDDTEVRGAEALVDLDPTAGRVRKRRVAKTYRHPDLDDRLRRERTTLEARLTSLARRAGVPTPVLSDVDPLEATIELEYVGDADLRDGLTRERVRAVGRHLATLHEAGFVHGDPTTRNVRVSSERTYLIDFGLGYHTDHVEDYAMDLHVFDQSLVGTADDPEPLREAVQAGYREVGRERVLERLRDVEGRGRYVDE, from the coding sequence GTGAGTTCTACTACCAGAATTCTCGGGATCGAAGGCACCGCCTGGGCGGCCAGCGCGGCGCTGTATGATTCTGAGTCCGACGACGTATACATCCAGAGCGACGCGTACGAACCCGACAGTGGCGGCATCCATCCGCGCGAGGCCGCAGAACACATGCACGAGGCGATCCCGCGGGTCGTGGCGGACGTCCTCGAACACGCCCGAGAAACGGCTGACAGCGCGAGTGAGCCCCGCGTAACAGACGGCAGCGACCGCTCTTCTTCGAGGCAGCGGGATTCGCCAATCGACGCCGTCGCCTTCTCACAGGGCCCCGGACTCGGCCCCTGCTTGCGAATCGTCGGAACCGCCGCACGCACGCTGAGCCAGACGCTCTCGGTGCCCCTCGTCGGCGTCAATCACATGGTCGCCCACCTCGAGATCGGCCGCCACACGGCCGAGTTCGACTCGCCGGTTTGTTTGAACGCGAGCGGGGCGAACGCCCACCTGCTGGCGTATCGAAACGGTCGCTACCGCGTCCTCGGCGAAACGATGGATACGGGCGTCGGGAACGCGATCGACAAGTTCACGCGCCACGTCGGCTGGTCTCACCCCGGCGGCCCGAAAGTCGAGCAGGCCGCAACAGACGGCGAGTACGTCGACCTTCCCTACGTCGTCAAGGGAATGGACTTCTCGTTTTCGGGAATTATGAGCGCGGCGAAGCAGGCGTCCGACGATGGAACGCCTCTCGAGGACGTCTGTTTCTCACTCCAGGAGAACGTCTTCGCTATGCTCACCGAAGTCTCTGAGCGCGCGCTCTCGTTGACCGGCAGCGACGAACTCGTCCTGGGCGGCGGCGTCGGCCAGAACGCCCGACTGCGGGAGATGCTCGAGGACATGTGCGACCAACGCGGGGCCGACTTTCACGCACCCAAGCCTCGATTCCTCCGGGACAACGCCGGGATGATCGCTGTCCTCGGTGCGAAGATGTACAACGCCGGCGAGACGATCGCGCTCGAGGACTCGCGCGTCGATCCGAACTACCGACCCGATCAGGTCCCAGTCACGTGGCGCAGCGCCGAATCCGAACTGGTGGTCGGCCGTGGCGACGACGACACCGAGGTTCGAGGCGCGGAGGCGCTCGTCGACCTCGATCCGACGGCGGGACGCGTCCGTAAGCGGCGGGTCGCCAAAACGTACCGTCACCCCGACCTCGACGACCGCCTCAGACGCGAACGGACGACGCTCGAGGCCCGACTCACCAGCCTCGCCCGCCGCGCGGGGGTTCCGACGCCCGTGCTCTCCGACGTCGATCCACTCGAGGCGACCATCGAACTCGAGTACGTCGGCGACGCGGACCTCCGCGACGGGTTAACCCGCGAGCGGGTTCGCGCCGTGGGTCGTCACCTCGCGACGCTCCACGAAGCCGGGTTCGTCCACGGCGATCCGACGACGCGAAACGTTCGCGTGAGTTCCGAACGGACGTACCTCATCGATTTCGGCCTCGGCTATCACACCGACCACGTCGAAGACTACGCGATGGACCTCCACGTCTTCGACCAGAGTCTGGTCGGCACCGCGGACGATCCCGAACCGCTTCGCGAGGCTGTCCAGGCGGGGTATCGTGAGGTGGGCCGAGAGCGCGTGCTCGAGCGCCTGCGAGATGTCGAAGGCCGCGGTCGGTACGTCGACGAGTGA
- the tuf gene encoding translation elongation factor EF-1 subunit alpha: MSEQHQNLAIIGHVDHGKSTLVGRLLYETGSVPEHVIEQHREEAEEKGKGGFEFAYVMDNLAEERERGVTIDIAHQEFSTDAYDFTIVDCPGHRDFVKNMITGASQADNAVLVVAADDGVAPQTQEHVFLARTLGIDELIIGVNKMDVVDYKEDTFDEVVEEVNQLLKQVQFQTDGASFIPISAFEGDNIADESGETPWYDGRTLLEALNDLPAPEPPTDAPLRLPIQDVYTISGIGTVPVGRIETGIMNIGDNVSFQPSDVGGEVKTIEMHHEEVPKAEPGDNVGFNVRGIGKDDIRRGDVCGPADEPPSVAETFQAQVVVMQHPSVITAGYTPVFHAHTAQVACTIESIDKKMDPASGEVAEENPDFIQSGDAAVVTIRPQKPLSIEPSSEIPELGSFAIRDMGQTIAAGKVLDVDGK, encoded by the coding sequence ATGAGCGAACAACATCAAAACTTGGCCATCATCGGCCACGTCGACCACGGGAAAAGTACGCTCGTGGGACGCCTCCTCTACGAGACGGGGAGCGTACCAGAGCACGTCATCGAACAGCACCGCGAAGAAGCAGAAGAGAAGGGCAAAGGCGGCTTCGAGTTCGCCTACGTCATGGACAACCTCGCCGAAGAGCGAGAGCGTGGTGTCACCATCGACATCGCCCACCAGGAGTTCTCGACGGACGCCTACGATTTCACCATCGTCGACTGTCCTGGTCACCGCGACTTCGTCAAGAACATGATCACGGGCGCATCCCAGGCGGACAACGCCGTCCTCGTCGTTGCCGCTGACGACGGTGTCGCGCCCCAGACCCAGGAGCACGTCTTCCTGGCTCGGACCCTCGGTATCGACGAACTCATCATCGGCGTCAACAAGATGGACGTCGTCGACTACAAGGAGGACACCTTCGACGAGGTCGTCGAGGAAGTCAACCAGCTGCTCAAGCAGGTTCAGTTCCAGACCGACGGTGCCTCGTTCATCCCAATCTCGGCATTCGAAGGCGACAACATCGCCGACGAATCCGGCGAGACGCCGTGGTACGACGGACGTACCCTCCTCGAGGCACTCAACGACCTGCCAGCACCGGAGCCACCAACGGACGCGCCACTTCGGCTCCCAATTCAGGACGTGTACACGATTTCGGGTATCGGGACCGTCCCAGTCGGCCGAATCGAGACCGGTATCATGAACATCGGCGACAATGTCTCCTTCCAGCCCAGCGACGTCGGTGGCGAAGTGAAGACGATCGAGATGCACCACGAAGAGGTGCCAAAAGCAGAGCCCGGTGACAACGTTGGATTCAACGTTCGTGGCATCGGCAAGGACGACATCCGCCGCGGTGACGTCTGTGGCCCAGCCGACGAGCCACCAAGCGTCGCCGAGACGTTCCAGGCCCAGGTCGTCGTCATGCAACACCCATCCGTGATCACGGCTGGCTACACCCCGGTCTTCCACGCCCACACGGCACAGGTCGCGTGTACGATCGAATCCATCGACAAGAAGATGGACCCAGCAAGCGGTGAAGTCGCCGAGGAGAACCCCGACTTCATCCAGTCTGGTGACGCTGCTGTGGTCACCATCCGACCACAAAAGCCACTCAGCATCGAGCCATCGAGCGAGATCCCAGAACTCGGGAGCTTCGCCATCCGTGACATGGGTCAGACCATCGCGGCCGGCAAGGTCCTCGACGTCGACGGCAAATAA
- a CDS encoding amino acid-binding protein, protein MDACDTEVTAVSNDPADDEKAETDGGVRAYTVRLELVDEPGELLRALAPIADNGGNLLSIHHERGSITPRGHIPVEVDLESPPDRFDGIVDALRDAGVNVIQAGAEHYGEEISVVLVGNIVETDLSDTLSNIESNANAVVRDLSLTAPDGTEAVSSARIRLAIDSGQSDAALSAIRSIGSDKELTVVEPLLGGDGA, encoded by the coding sequence GTGGACGCTTGCGACACGGAGGTGACGGCAGTGAGTAACGACCCCGCTGACGACGAGAAAGCGGAGACAGACGGCGGCGTTCGTGCCTACACCGTCCGCCTCGAACTCGTCGACGAACCCGGCGAGTTACTTCGCGCGCTCGCACCGATCGCCGATAACGGTGGGAACTTGTTGAGCATTCACCACGAACGCGGAAGTATCACCCCACGGGGACACATTCCCGTCGAGGTCGACCTGGAAAGTCCGCCGGACAGATTCGACGGCATCGTCGACGCGCTTCGCGACGCCGGTGTCAACGTTATTCAAGCCGGTGCCGAACACTACGGCGAGGAGATCAGCGTCGTGTTGGTCGGCAATATCGTCGAAACCGACCTCTCGGATACGCTCTCGAACATCGAATCCAACGCGAACGCCGTCGTTCGCGACCTCTCGCTGACGGCCCCCGATGGAACGGAAGCCGTCTCGAGCGCTCGCATTCGACTAGCGATCGACTCCGGCCAATCCGACGCCGCGCTGTCGGCGATTCGATCGATCGGTTCGGACAAAGAGCTCACTGTCGTCGAACCGCTTCTCGGAGGTGATGGCGCATGA
- a CDS encoding WD40/YVTN/BNR-like repeat-containing protein gives MSTLFVALGDRLLVCQTDAQQGGDWRVLSTLESHELECVVASPERPDRAFAGTFENGLVRVHAPTDGDDISIEHLETSFVSDAVMSLAISPHDPDVLYAGTEPSRIYRSTDGGPSWTHLSDVTDLPSSDEWYFPPRPHTHHVRWLEVDPFDPDRLYVGIEAGAFVLSTDGGETWEERPAGSRRDNHTLAVHPDREGRVYTAAGDGYAESDDGGESWHQPQDGLEHTYCWGLAVNPSDPDAVIVSSASGASSAHRIDTAESYVYRKTDGEAWTRLDDRGLPMGAGVVRAVFDTTTGGSVYALNNRGLFRSDDFGDHWERLQLEWTDGYESQTPRGLVVLE, from the coding sequence ATGTCAACGCTCTTCGTCGCGTTAGGAGATCGGCTCCTCGTGTGCCAGACAGACGCCCAACAGGGCGGCGACTGGCGTGTCCTGAGCACCCTCGAGAGTCACGAACTCGAGTGCGTAGTCGCCTCACCAGAACGGCCGGATCGCGCGTTCGCCGGGACGTTCGAGAACGGACTCGTTCGAGTCCACGCACCGACGGACGGCGACGATATCTCGATCGAGCACCTCGAGACGTCGTTCGTCAGCGACGCCGTGATGTCGCTCGCGATTAGCCCCCACGATCCGGACGTTCTCTATGCAGGGACGGAGCCGAGTCGAATCTACCGCTCCACCGACGGCGGCCCTTCCTGGACGCATCTCTCGGACGTGACGGACCTGCCCTCGTCGGACGAGTGGTACTTTCCGCCCCGACCACACACTCACCACGTTCGGTGGCTCGAGGTCGATCCGTTCGATCCGGATCGACTCTACGTCGGTATCGAGGCCGGCGCGTTCGTCTTGAGCACTGACGGTGGTGAGACGTGGGAGGAGCGTCCAGCAGGTTCCCGGCGCGACAACCACACGCTTGCAGTACACCCTGATCGAGAGGGTCGGGTGTATACCGCCGCGGGCGACGGCTACGCGGAGAGCGACGACGGCGGCGAGTCCTGGCACCAGCCACAGGATGGGCTTGAACACACCTACTGCTGGGGTCTCGCCGTCAATCCGTCTGACCCGGACGCCGTGATCGTCTCGAGTGCGAGCGGTGCCTCGAGCGCGCACCGCATCGATACCGCCGAATCGTACGTCTACCGCAAAACCGACGGCGAGGCGTGGACCCGACTGGACGACCGCGGATTACCTATGGGGGCGGGTGTCGTCAGAGCCGTCTTCGACACGACCACCGGGGGGAGCGTCTACGCGTTGAACAACCGCGGACTCTTCCGCAGCGACGATTTCGGCGACCACTGGGAACGACTGCAACTCGAGTGGACAGACGGCTACGAGTCCCAGACGCCGCGCGGACTGGTCGTTCTCGAGTAA
- a CDS encoding homoserine dehydrogenase, with protein sequence MKLAILGAGDVGRSVADLAGDYGHDVVALADSTTATVDDAGIDIDGALERKLAGDALGSSDLETVFETDYDVLVEATPTTLGDAQPGFSHTKRALEDDRHVVLANKGPVAERYEELRALEAASAGSIRFEATVGGAIPILSTVEDSTPQAVTAVRGVLNGTANFILTRMAAEGLDYEHVLAEAQDLGVAEADPTFDVDGTDAALKFVILANVLADGGFALDDATVDGIQNIPGSALDLAAEDGRTIRLIGEATRDGVRVGPRLVPENGPLAVTGTRNIVQIETRNAGSLHSSGRGAGGPETATAVLSDVGRLPPL encoded by the coding sequence ATGAAACTCGCAATCCTCGGTGCCGGTGACGTCGGCCGCTCGGTCGCCGACCTCGCCGGTGACTACGGCCACGACGTCGTCGCGCTCGCCGATTCGACCACCGCAACGGTCGACGACGCTGGAATCGACATCGACGGCGCACTCGAGCGCAAACTCGCCGGAGACGCCCTCGGCTCCAGCGACCTCGAGACAGTCTTCGAGACCGACTACGACGTCCTCGTCGAGGCGACGCCGACGACCCTCGGTGACGCCCAGCCCGGCTTCTCGCACACCAAACGCGCACTCGAAGACGACCGCCACGTCGTGTTAGCGAATAAAGGTCCCGTCGCAGAACGCTACGAAGAACTCCGCGCACTCGAGGCAGCTAGCGCCGGATCGATCCGATTCGAAGCGACCGTCGGCGGTGCAATACCGATCCTTTCGACGGTCGAAGACTCCACGCCACAGGCCGTGACGGCCGTCCGCGGCGTGCTCAACGGTACCGCGAACTTCATCCTCACCCGAATGGCTGCCGAGGGACTCGACTACGAACACGTTCTCGCCGAAGCGCAGGACCTCGGCGTCGCCGAGGCCGATCCGACGTTCGACGTCGACGGCACCGACGCCGCGCTCAAGTTCGTCATCCTCGCGAACGTTCTCGCGGACGGCGGCTTCGCTCTCGATGACGCGACCGTCGACGGCATTCAGAACATCCCCGGCAGCGCACTCGACCTCGCCGCCGAGGACGGCCGAACGATTCGCCTCATCGGTGAAGCGACTCGCGACGGTGTCCGCGTCGGACCACGACTCGTCCCCGAAAACGGCCCGCTCGCCGTCACTGGCACACGAAACATCGTTCAGATCGAAACCCGAAACGCCGGGTCGTTACACTCGAGCGGTCGTGGTGCAGGTGGCCCGGAGACGGCGACGGCCGTACTCTCCGATGTCGGCAGGCTCCCACCGCTGTAG
- a CDS encoding NifU family protein: protein MTPPDAASDASGDTDAADGERSLKERVEAWLSREMPIIQMHGGTSAVREADPETGEVIVELGGGCKGCSVSGITTNNIEAELITWPEIDEVTVRVPDARESLGGPDQAESIMGVDRTEGGRGDWGSSNPGKDHL, encoded by the coding sequence ATGACACCTCCCGACGCCGCATCCGACGCGTCTGGCGACACCGACGCCGCAGACGGCGAGCGGTCGCTCAAAGAGCGCGTCGAAGCCTGGCTCAGTCGCGAGATGCCGATCATCCAGATGCACGGCGGGACGAGCGCCGTCCGCGAGGCCGACCCCGAAACAGGCGAAGTCATCGTCGAACTCGGCGGCGGCTGTAAGGGCTGTTCAGTCAGCGGTATCACGACGAACAATATCGAAGCCGAACTCATCACGTGGCCCGAAATCGACGAGGTTACCGTCCGCGTTCCCGACGCTCGAGAGAGCCTCGGCGGCCCCGATCAGGCCGAATCGATCATGGGCGTCGACCGGACGGAAGGTGGTCGCGGCGACTGGGGTTCGTCGAACCCGGGAAAAGATCACCTCTGA
- a CDS encoding ROK family protein: MDYYAGVDLGATNVRAVVAEPDGTTIGSARRSTPRGPTGIDVTEGVLRTLRNACDDAGIAPEEIVAAGIGSIGPFDLAEGAVIDPANLPDSIDRIPLTGPLEKLIDSDEVYLHNDTTAGVIGERFHAVSNPDDMAYITISSGIGAGVCCDGEVMDGWDGNAGEVGHYVVDPHGRLTCGCGRDGHWEAYCSGNAIPNYARLLAEDDPTISTDLPLEGPDFTAKDVFALAGDDELADYVIDQLAHWNAIGVTNVVHAFAPIVVSFGGAVALHNEELVVDPIRERVAEMVMTNVPEIRVTDQGDDVVVEGALASALTGGTGDRRRL, encoded by the coding sequence ATGGACTACTATGCGGGCGTCGATCTCGGTGCGACGAACGTTCGAGCGGTCGTCGCAGAACCCGACGGAACGACGATCGGTTCGGCTCGCCGATCGACGCCGCGCGGCCCGACGGGGATCGACGTGACGGAGGGCGTCCTTCGAACGCTCCGAAACGCGTGTGACGACGCCGGAATCGCCCCCGAGGAGATCGTCGCTGCAGGAATCGGCTCGATCGGCCCGTTCGACCTCGCTGAGGGTGCCGTCATCGATCCCGCGAACCTCCCGGACTCGATCGACCGAATTCCGTTGACGGGTCCACTCGAGAAGCTGATCGACAGCGACGAGGTGTATCTACACAACGACACCACGGCGGGCGTCATCGGCGAGCGCTTTCACGCCGTCAGCAACCCGGACGACATGGCCTACATCACGATCTCCTCCGGGATCGGGGCCGGCGTCTGCTGTGACGGCGAAGTCATGGACGGCTGGGACGGCAACGCCGGGGAAGTCGGCCACTACGTCGTCGACCCCCACGGACGACTGACCTGTGGCTGTGGCCGCGACGGCCACTGGGAAGCGTACTGTTCGGGGAACGCGATTCCGAACTACGCCCGATTACTCGCTGAAGACGACCCGACGATTTCGACTGACCTGCCGCTCGAGGGCCCTGATTTTACCGCAAAAGACGTCTTCGCGCTGGCCGGCGACGACGAGCTAGCCGATTACGTCATCGACCAACTCGCCCACTGGAACGCGATCGGCGTCACGAACGTCGTCCACGCCTTCGCGCCGATCGTGGTCTCCTTCGGCGGTGCTGTTGCCTTGCACAACGAGGAGTTAGTCGTCGATCCGATCCGCGAACGGGTCGCGGAAATGGTGATGACGAACGTCCCCGAAATTCGCGTCACCGATCAGGGCGATGACGTGGTGGTCGAAGGTGCCCTCGCCAGCGCCCTGACCGGCGGGACGGGCGACCGTCGACGGCTGTGA